The genomic region ATGTTGTTGAATAATAGCAATTATCATGGTTTAATCAGTTTACTCAATTAAAAATAAGCAGAAAGTTATCATAAACAAATGTCTTGAAATTCCCCCACTATCTCCGTTTCTTCTTGTAAGAAAGTTAGAAGAGAGAGGTAGCATGAAAAAACCAAATTTTGATTTAACAGATAAAGTTGCGATAGTTACGGGAGGATCCCGAGGAATCGGAAAGGCCATTGCAAATGGATTTTGTAATTCAGGGGCCACAGTTGTCATTGCTAGCCGAAAACAGGACGGGTTAGATAAAGCAGCCGAGGAGATCAATAGTGAAAGTGGAAAAGTTGTTCCCATCGCTGCCCATACGGGGGACAGAGATGCTGTGGAAAATCTCATCCAGAAAACGTTAGATTCATGTGGCGGAATTGATATTGTTGTTAATAATGCTGCCACAAACCCGCAGTTTGGTCCACTCCTTCAATCTGAGGAAAGTCAGTGGGATAAAGTTTGGGAAGTGAATGTCAAAGGATATTTTCGATTAGCAAAAGCATCATTTTCACACATGAAGAAACGTGGCGGCGGGAAAATAATCAATGTTTCTTCAATAGCCGCAAAACTACCTCTTATAGGAATGGGAGTCTACTCTATCAGTAAAGCTGCAGTTGTAATGTTGACAAAAATGTTGGCTCAAGAATTGGCACCTGATAATATTCAGGTTAATGCCATTGCTCCGGGATTTATCAAGACTCAATTCAGTTCGGGGCTCTGGAAAAATGAAAAAGTTCACGATGAAATCCTCAAAAGCATCCCTCAAAGAAGGTTGGCAGAACCTGAAGAAATTGCCGGTATAGCTCTCTATCTTGCCTCAGATGCTTCTTCATTTACCACAGGCGAAACCATGACTGTTGATGGTGGGCAAACCCTGGGTCCCCCCTTCAATCCAGTAAAATATTATTAAGTTGACAATAAATAACAAAATAAGTGCATTTGTCGAGTCTGAAGTGATACCTCTTGAATCTTTATTGCTTTCCAATGAATTCTCGAAACTCATGAAACATCTTAAAAATTTGAGGAAAAAGGTAAAAAAGAAAGGCTGGTGGACGCCCTATCTACCGAAAAATGATGGTGGTATGGATCTTTCATTAACACAATTTGCCGAAATTAGTGAAATTCTTGGCAAATCACCTTTGGGTCATTATGTATTCAATTGTCAAGCTCCTGATATTGGGAATATTGAACTCCTTCGAGGACACGGTTCACCAGATCAGAAAAGTACCTTCCTTGAGCCACTCATTGCAGGAAACATTCGAAGTTGTTTCGCCATGACAGAACCAGATAAACCTGGATCAAATCCTACGTGGATGGATACTACATCAAATTTGGATGGGAACGAATACATCATCAATGGACGAAAGTGGTTCACTTCGGCCGCTGACGGAGCCAGTTTTTGTATTGTCATGGCAGTAACAGATTCACAAAGTAAAGACAAATATGGTCGAGCAAGTATGTTCATTGTCAGTAGTGATAATCCTGGATATGAAATCGTCAGGAATATCTCAGTAATGGGAGATACTGGTGAAGGGTATTTTAGCCATGCGGAAGTGGTTTTTCAGGATTGCCGCGTCCCGACTTCATCCCTGTTGGGCAATGTTGGTTCCGGATTTACACTGGCTCAGGAACGTTTAGGCCCTGGAAGGATTCACCACTGCATGCGGTGGATTGGTATATGCGAAAGGGCCTTCGATCTTATGTGTCGACGCGCATCTTCTCGTGAATTGTCTCCTGGCCATGCATTGTCAAACGAAGGGGTAATTCACAACTGGATTTCAGAATCTAGGGCTGAAATAAATGCTGCGCGACTTTTGGTACTGGATTGTGCCAGACAAATAGATGAAAAAGGACCCTATGCGGCCAGAAGGGATGTCTCTATCATTAAGTTCTATGTGGCTGATGTCCTTACAAAAATTCTGGATAGAGCTATTCAAACGCACGGTGCTCTCGGAATTACCGATGATACCCCCCTCTCCTTCTGGTATCGTCATGAGCGAGGGGCTAGGATTTATGATGGTGCTGATGAGGTTCATAAACGGTCAGTGGCAAAACAGATTCTTAAACAATATACTGATGGATAATGATACCATCTCCGTTCGCCCTGATGAACGGTTTGATGAATCGTGTCTTGCTGAATATTTGCGGGGAAAACTCGAAGGCACTGAAAAAGCACTTACAGTAAGGCAATTTGGCGGTGGTGCTGCCAATCTAACCTATCTCTTAGACTACGGAGCCTGTAAATATGTTTTAAGACGGCCTCCTCTTGGACCTGTGGCACCATCCTCGCATGACATGGACCGAGAGTTTAAGGTTCTTTCAGTTCTACATGAGGCGTTCCCATACGCACCACAGGCGTTTCTGTTATGTGCTGATCCAGATGTTATCGGTGCACCTTTTTTCATCATGGATCGACGGCGGGGTATTGTGATAAGGAGAAACTTGCCAAAAGAATTTTCCAGCATGCCGGAAGCTCCTCGCTATATGAGTAAGGCCTTGATAGACGTACTCGCAAAATTTCACAAAGTTGACTATAATGTTTTAGGATTAAGTGAACTGGGAAAACCGGAAGGTTTCATCTCCCGCCAAGTGAATGGTTGGTACACTCGATGGGAAAAGGCAAAACACCAGGAAATGCCAGAGATGGATGAGATTTACGCCTGGCTTGAGAATAACCTTCCAGATTCAACACATTATTCTCTTGTTCACAATGATTACAAACTGGACAATATTATGTTTTCCAAAAACAGTCCTAAAGAGGTGGTAGCAGTTTTTGATTGGGATATGTGTACACTAGGTGATCCATTAAGTGATCTCGGTTCATTGTTGAGTTATTGGAGTGAACCGTCTGACCCAGAATTTTTAAGGAAAGCGGCAATGATGCCTACGGAAAATGGATTCTTATTCCGAAATGAACTGTTGGAACGTTATTCAGAAATAATCGGTCGTGATATTTCAGCTATAAAATTTTATCATGTTCTTGGCCTTTTTCGTGTAGTAGGGATTGTGGCCCAGATATATATCAGGTATGTAAGAGGTCAAACTGAAGACAAGCGTTTTGCTATATTTGGTGATATGATACCCTTCCTGACTCAGTCAGCGCTAAATCTTATTCAGGAGCCCTGATTCTGGCAAAACCGGAATAAGTAAGGCTCCCAAGGTAGAGCATACCGTCATGCTCTTCCACACTGGTTATGGGTGAAAATGAATCAGGTGAAGGGTCCTGGAGATTATGAACGACATTCCCTTCTCCATCAATTCCCAAAACAAAGCCATATCTTTGTGGGGCAGGTTGAATGGCTTCTGGCAACCGAAGAATCATCTTCCTCATAATAGGGTTATCAGAAAGATCGTCAATAATGGTCTGCCGTCTTGATGGTAGTGCAATCCAATAGATTCCACGACCATTAGAAGAAATTCCATCAGGGAACCCGGGAAGTCCATCCATGAGAATCTCACTCTTACCTTTCATGTTTCCTTTAATCCACACTTTTCTCACCCTGTATTCACTTGTTTCATTTACCAAAACAAAATCACCTTCCGGGCTGACAGCAACGCCATTGGCAAAATACATACTGTCTTGTACCAGATAAGTCCTTTTACTTTGGGGCTCATAAGCAAATAGACCACCATAGGGGCGGTGATCAACAATATCATGTCTGTAGTCAGTAATACCAGTTTTTGAAGATGCATCTGAAAAATAGATTGTTCCATCTGGAGAAATATCCAGATCGTCGGCAAACCCGAACTTGACATCATTGGTACCTGTTGTTAAGACGGTGATTTTTCCTACAGGATCAATGGAGAGTAGTCCCTGGAGTGCGTCAGCAACTATGAGATTCCCATATTTATCAAACTCTAGACCTAAAGGTCGGCCGCCAGTGTGGGCGAAGCGCTCTCCTCCACTGCCGTCAGGTTTATACCGGATTATTTCACCTTCTTCATAACCGGTGTATATATTACCGAAAGCATCTACATCGACATCTTCTGGCCCAATACCATCACCCAAACCAAATCTTTCAACGTTTACTAAATAGTTATTAGGGGTGTAATCACCTTCCAAGGCAGGAGAATGAGGAGGTTCCCAAATGACAGGATCTACGGGAACAGGCCAGAAAAAAAGATAAAGAACCATCGAAAGAAAAAGGAAAAGTAATATCTCACGAATTTTATTCATGTTCTTCTTCTTTGAATCTTTCGAATTGGATACCGGTGTAACCTGGAAGTTTTTCCAGGATTGAGGTGCCTGCTAACATTGCAGGTGTGTAATAACCTCCATCAACCCTGTTTGAATTAAGGAAAGAAACAATTTCAACGGCCCCTACAGCCGTAACATCATATCCGTTCCCAGTATCGAAACGACCAACAACAGAATCCCCAGAAGGATTCATTAGCTCTCCCCAGATGTTCATTTTTGAATTTTTCCTTTCTTCCTCGGATTGACCTTTTATATTTTTTTCGATTCTACGTTTAAGAAAATTTTGAACCATAGCTGGCTTCATAATTTTTGCATATTTACGTCTTTTTCTTAGACGCTCAATTCCTTTTTCAGACATAGGGAGGTACACCTGAATATTGGGGATGCCTGTGCTGAAATAAGCAGTTGATACATCTCCCCATGAAATGGATACAGTATTTCTAGGCCCAGAACCAAAATCGATTTCTCTAGTTGCATAGGCTAAAGGAACAGAAAGAAGCTTCCCATTTTTTCGTATCCAGCCTCCTTTGGATGCACCTTCCACAGCTGTCTTAGCTGTTCCGGGACTTAATTTGCTTGCAACAGGCTGGAATGCTAAAGAAAGATCCGTGCCGGATGGAAGCTCCCTTTGTAACATTACAGCGAGACAGTCTGTCGGTACTACATCAAAACCAACACCCGGGCAAATAACCACACTTGAAG from Candidatus Neomarinimicrobiota bacterium harbors:
- a CDS encoding glucose 1-dehydrogenase, translated to MKKPNFDLTDKVAIVTGGSRGIGKAIANGFCNSGATVVIASRKQDGLDKAAEEINSESGKVVPIAAHTGDRDAVENLIQKTLDSCGGIDIVVNNAATNPQFGPLLQSEESQWDKVWEVNVKGYFRLAKASFSHMKKRGGGKIINVSSIAAKLPLIGMGVYSISKAAVVMLTKMLAQELAPDNIQVNAIAPGFIKTQFSSGLWKNEKVHDEILKSIPQRRLAEPEEIAGIALYLASDASSFTTGETMTVDGGQTLGPPFNPVKYY
- a CDS encoding acyl-CoA dehydrogenase, which encodes MIKLTINNKISAFVESEVIPLESLLLSNEFSKLMKHLKNLRKKVKKKGWWTPYLPKNDGGMDLSLTQFAEISEILGKSPLGHYVFNCQAPDIGNIELLRGHGSPDQKSTFLEPLIAGNIRSCFAMTEPDKPGSNPTWMDTTSNLDGNEYIINGRKWFTSAADGASFCIVMAVTDSQSKDKYGRASMFIVSSDNPGYEIVRNISVMGDTGEGYFSHAEVVFQDCRVPTSSLLGNVGSGFTLAQERLGPGRIHHCMRWIGICERAFDLMCRRASSRELSPGHALSNEGVIHNWISESRAEINAARLLVLDCARQIDEKGPYAARRDVSIIKFYVADVLTKILDRAIQTHGALGITDDTPLSFWYRHERGARIYDGADEVHKRSVAKQILKQYTDG
- a CDS encoding phosphotransferase family protein, which gives rise to MDNDTISVRPDERFDESCLAEYLRGKLEGTEKALTVRQFGGGAANLTYLLDYGACKYVLRRPPLGPVAPSSHDMDREFKVLSVLHEAFPYAPQAFLLCADPDVIGAPFFIMDRRRGIVIRRNLPKEFSSMPEAPRYMSKALIDVLAKFHKVDYNVLGLSELGKPEGFISRQVNGWYTRWEKAKHQEMPEMDEIYAWLENNLPDSTHYSLVHNDYKLDNIMFSKNSPKEVVAVFDWDMCTLGDPLSDLGSLLSYWSEPSDPEFLRKAAMMPTENGFLFRNELLERYSEIIGRDISAIKFYHVLGLFRVVGIVAQIYIRYVRGQTEDKRFAIFGDMIPFLTQSALNLIQEP
- a CDS encoding SMP-30/gluconolactonase/LRE family protein; this translates as MNKIREILLFLFLSMVLYLFFWPVPVDPVIWEPPHSPALEGDYTPNNYLVNVERFGLGDGIGPEDVDVDAFGNIYTGYEEGEIIRYKPDGSGGERFAHTGGRPLGLEFDKYGNLIVADALQGLLSIDPVGKITVLTTGTNDVKFGFADDLDISPDGTIYFSDASSKTGITDYRHDIVDHRPYGGLFAYEPQSKRTYLVQDSMYFANGVAVSPEGDFVLVNETSEYRVRKVWIKGNMKGKSEILMDGLPGFPDGISSNGRGIYWIALPSRRQTIIDDLSDNPIMRKMILRLPEAIQPAPQRYGFVLGIDGEGNVVHNLQDPSPDSFSPITSVEEHDGMLYLGSLTYSGFARIRAPE